The Larimichthys crocea isolate SSNF chromosome XI, L_crocea_2.0, whole genome shotgun sequence genome has a segment encoding these proteins:
- the LOC109140429 gene encoding trace amine-associated receptor 1, producing the protein MENEQQLSCFADFCFIIPETSNQRVIYISACGDQAGTRYIIKADYIVWWYRDEGLQSVHFFSFCFLFKESYCKCYLTINDLLCMEPKFFVNKSDDVFEDKHFCNQSTNVSGMSTFTTTTYLLCVSVGCLSVLIMFGNLLVIISIIYFKQLHTPTNYLILSLAVADLLVGLLVLPFSTILAVSSCWDLEYLLCKVRTTFDIFLCTSSIWNLCFISVDRYYAVCQPLRYRAKINVRVVVIMILMSWIFSALNGINITILGVNQEQYKICVFYYTLSSAVMGIVSAFYLPAITISTIYLKILMVAQKQAHSIQNTTCQSTKCENKRERKATKTLAIVVGVFLICWTPYFLCMTINPFSNHTIPVAVIAAFKGFGWSNSMLNPFIYAFFYSWFRSAFRMVISGKIFQGDYCNSKLV; encoded by the coding sequence ATGGAGAATGAGCAACAGTTGTCCTgctttgctgatttctgttttataattCCAGAAACCTCCAATCAGAGGGTTATCTATATATCTGCCTGCGGGGACCAAGCCGGGACCCGCTACATTATAAAAGCAGATTACATTGTTTGGTGGTACAGAGATGAAGGACTCCAATCagtacactttttttctttttgttttttatttaaggAAAGTTATTGCAAATGTTATCTCACTATTAATGATCTTTTATGCATGGAACCTAAATTCTTTGTCAACAAGTCTGATGATGTTTTTGAggacaaacatttctgcaatCAATCAACAAATGTATCTGGCATGAGcaccttcaccaccaccacatatttattatgtgtttctgttggctGTTTATCAGTTCTTATAATGTTTGGAAACCTTCTTGTAATAATCTCCATCATTTACTTCAAACAGCTCCACACTCCTACAAACtacctcattctgtctctcgCTGTAGCTGACCTGCTTGTTGGCCTTTTAGTTTTGCCTTTTAGCACCATACTGGCTGTAAGTTCATGTTGGGATCTTGAATATTTACTCTGTAAGGTACGAACCACCTTTGATATCTTTCTGTGCACATCCTCTATTTGGAACTTGTGCTTCATTTCTGTTGATAGATATTATGCTGTGTGTCAGCCTCTGAGGTACAGAGCTAAAATAAATGTCCGTGTTGTTGTGATCATGATCCTGATGAGTTGgattttttctgctttaaatgGAATTAACATCACAATTTTGGGAGTAAACCAAGAACAGTATAAGATATGTGTCTTTTATTACACACTAAGTTCAGCAGTTATGGGAattgtttcagctttttatCTCCCAGCTATCACAATATCAACTATCTACTTGAAGATTTTGATGGTGGCACAGAAACAGGCACACAGCATCCAAAACACAACCTGTCAGAGCACAAAGTGTGAAAataagagggagagaaaagccACCAAAACTCTGGCAATTGTAGTGGGagtttttctcatctgttggACCCCTTATTTTCTTTGTATGACCATCAACCCTTTCAGTAATCATACAATACCAGTTGCTGTGATTGCAGCATTTAAGGGGTTTGGATGGTCAAATTCAATGCTCAATCCTTTTATCTATGCCTTCTTTTATAGCTGGTTTCGATCAGCTTTCAGAATGGTCATTTCAGGAAAAATATTTCAAGGTGATTATTGTAATTCTAAGCTGGTTTGA
- the LOC109140428 gene encoding trace amine-associated receptor 1 → MSTFTTTTYLLCVAVGCLSVLIMFGNLLVIISIIYFKQLHTPTNYLILSLAVADLLVGLLVLPFSAILAVSSCWYYQDLLCKVRTTFDVFLTASSISNLCSISVDRYYAVCQPLRYRDKINVRVVVIMILVSWTVSAFFAVTVAILGVNQGSNRGCVLFQNNSLAIMGLVFVFYIPTITMLTIYLKILTVAQRQARSIQNVTCQSKKSERKMERKATKTLAIVMGIFLTCWTPFFLCLTFNPLSDYTIPVALMAAFKWFGWSNSMLNPFIYAFFYSWFRSAFRMIISGKIFQGNCVNSKLR, encoded by the coding sequence ATGAGcaccttcaccaccaccacatatTTATTATGTGTTGCTGTTGGCTGTTTATCAGTTCTTATAATGTTTGGAAACCTTCTTGTAATAATCTCCATCATTTACTTCAAACAGCTCCACACTCCTACAAACtacctcattctgtctctcgCTGTAGCTGACCTGCTTGTTGGTCTTTTAGTTTTGCCTTTTAGTGCCATACTGGCTGTAAGCTCCTGTTGGTATTATCAAGATTTACTCTGTAAGGTACGAACCACCTTTGATGTCTTTCTGACTGCCTCTTCTATTTCGAACTTGTGCTCTATTTCTGTTGACAGATATTATGCCGTGTGTCAGCCTCTGAGGTACagagataaaataaatgtccGTGTTGTTGTGATCATGATCCTGGTGAGCTGgactgtttctgctttttttgcAGTTACTGTGGCAATTCTGGGAGTGAACCAAGGATCTAACAGAGGGTGTGTCCTATTTCAAAATAACAGCTTAGCAATTATGggacttgtttttgtgttttatattccAACTATCACTATGTTAACAATATACTTAAAGATTCTGACGGTGGCACAGAGACAGGCACGCAGCATCCAAAACGTAACATGTCAGAGCAAAAAGTCTGaaaggaagatggagagaaaggccACTAAAACTTTGGCTATTGTAATGGGAATTTTTCTCACCTGTTGgactcctttctttctttgtttgacatttaaccCTTTGAGTGATTACACAATACCTGTTGCTCTAATGGCAGCATTTAAGTGGTTTGGATGGTCAAATTCAATGCTCAATCCATTCATCTATGCCTTCTTTTACAGCTGGTTTCGATCAGCTTTTAGAATGATCATTTCTGGGAAAATATTTCAGGGAAATTGTGTTAATTCTAAGCTCCGTTGa
- the LOC113746895 gene encoding uncharacterized protein LOC113746895 has protein sequence MEGDRRVRGVRVRGGRGRGLGGEEAGGRGRGQGNEFGGRGGGGAEARGRGGQGRQGGALRGRGQRGALRGRGRGGAEAQGERGREEEREGVRVRNRITDVIRATIVDHVINHGMSLREAGQRVQPNLSRYTVAGIIRTFRNENRIVRQPVAGGRRRLFTAEQETHIVNMVLANNSIRLREIQQHIIEDDTTFEHINNVSISALSRILARNRIRMKQVYRVPFQRNSERVKQLRYEFVQVSLLYHWYSIWKCILCAVHGPAVLHLFCLSRVMALEADAMGHELVFVDEAGFNLSKTRRRGRNIIGHRAIINVPGQRGGNITMCAAISQNGVVHHHATLGPYNTAHILTFLDTLHDIFTIVQRPEPTRYVIIWDNVSFHRAVYRLVYRSPGIHCGLPPPLLSIPKSH, from the exons AtggaaggagacagaagagtAAGAGGAGTGAGAGTAAGAGGAGGGCGAGGAAGAGGACTTGGAGGTGAAGAagcaggaggacgaggacgtgGACAAGGAAATGAAttcggaggaagaggaggaggaggtgcagaagcaagagggagaggaggacagggaagacaaggaggagcacttagaggaagaggacaacGAGGTGCActtagaggaagaggacgaggaggtgcAGAAGCACAAGGAGAAcgaggaagggaagaggaacGGGAAGGAGTACGAGTAAGAAATAGAATCACTGATGTCATCAGAGCTACAATAGTGGACCATGTAATCAACCATGGCATGAGCCTAAGGGAAGCTGGCCAACGGGTTCAACCCAACCTGAGCCGCTACACTGTAGCAGGCATCATAAGAACATTTCGAAATGAGAATCG AATTGTTAGACAACCTGTTGCTGGGGGCAGAAGAAGACTATTCACGGCTGAACAAGAGACCCACATAGTGAATATGGTGCTGGCAAACAACTCCATAAGGCTACGAGAAATACAGCAGCACATAATAGAGGATGACACAACATTCgaacacataaataatgtgaGCATCTCTGCATTATCTCGCATACTGGCACGAAACCGAATAAGGATGAAGCAGGTCTATAGGGTCccatttcaaagaaacagtgaacGTGTGAAACAACTGCGATATGAATTTGTGCAGGTAAGCTTACTGTATCATTGGTACTCAATCTGGAAGTGCATACTGTGTGCTGTGCATGGgcctgctgtgctgcatttgttttgcCTTTCCAGAGTGATGGCCCTAGAGGCAGATGCCATGGGTCATGAGCTGGTCTTTGTGGATGAGGCAGGCTTTAACCTCAGCAAAACCAGAAGACGGGGAAGGAACATTATTGGACACCGTGCCATAATCAATGTCCCAGGACAGCGCGGTGGAAACATTACCATGTGTGCAGCCATCAGTCAAAACGGTGTTGTTCACCATCATGCAACTCTGGGCCCATACAACACTGCACACATTCTTACATTCCTGGACACCCTGCATGACATATTCACTATCGTTCAGAGACCAGAGCCGACCAGATATGTCATCATATGGGACAATGTTAGTTTCCACCGCGCTGTTTACCGACTGGTTTACCGATCACCCGGAATTCATTGTGGTCTACCTCCCCCCTTACTCTCCATTCCTAAATCCCATTGa